Proteins encoded in a region of the Elaeis guineensis isolate ETL-2024a chromosome 7, EG11, whole genome shotgun sequence genome:
- the LOC105049126 gene encoding U-box domain-containing protein 17, translating into MEVKLRTAASLVKRLNSAADADSAAEAIAEIRLLSKHDPEIRPLLADAGAIPVLAARLLPGGGRHSPPSQENAAAALLNLSISSRETLMSTPGILDALAAAIRLPSPSTAATAQHAAATLYSLLTVDAYRPIIGSKRPLVASLIAILRAPNPPTRSIRDALKALFGIALYPLNRPAMVDLGAVPALFSLVVNDGRTRVVEDATAVIAQVAGCYESVDAFREVAGVRVLVDLVDGGGGASGMARENAAAALLNLVMSGGEDAAADVREIEVVETALRELAGGGASARATSKAESLLRALENGRGGRRHRFADLKAKSALRPQLSALSAATTVNN; encoded by the coding sequence ATGGAGGTAAAGCTCCGCACGGCCGCATCGCTGGTAAAGAGGCTGAATTCAGCGGCGGATGCCGACTCCGCCGCCGAAGCCATCGCAGAGATCCGCCTCCTCTCCAAGCACGACCCCGAGATCCGCCCCCTCCTCGCCGACGCCGGCGCCATCCCCGTCCTCGCCGCCCGCCTCCTCCCCGGCGGCGGCCGCCACTCCCCGCCCTCCCAGGAGAACGCCGCCGCCGCCCTCCTCAACCTCTCCATCTCCTCCCGCGAGACCCTCATGTCCACCCCTGGCATCCTCGACGCCCTCGCCGCCGCCATCCGTCTCCCCTCACCCTCCACCGCCGCCACCGCCCAGCACGCCGCCGCCACCCTCTACAGCCTCCTCACGGTGGATGCCTACCGCCCCATCATCGGCTCCAAGCGCCCTCTCGTCGCCTCCCTTATCGCCATCCTCCGCGCCCCCAATCCCCCCACCCGCTCCATCAGGGACGCCCTAAAAGCCCTCTTCGGCATCGCCCTCTACCCCCTCAACCGCCCGGCCATGGTCGATCTCGGCGCCGTCCCAGCCCTCTTCTCTCTCGTCGTCAATGACGGCCGGACCCGCGTCGTGGAGGACGCCACGGCGGTGATCGCACAAGTGGCGGGGTGTTACGAGAGCGTCGACGCCTTCCGGGAGGTAGCAGGAGTTAGAGTTCTGGTGGATCTGGTGGACGGCGGCGGGGGGGCGAGCGGAATGGCGAGGGAGAACGCGGCGGCGGCGCTGCTGAACCTGGTGATGAGCGGCGGGGAGGACGCGGCGGCGGACGTGCGGGAGATAGAGGTGGTGGAGACTGCCCTCAGGGAGCTCGCCGGCGGCGGTGCGAGCGCGAGGGCCACGAGCAAGGCCGAGTCGCTGCTTAGGGCTTTGGAGAACGGGCGCGGGGGCCGACGCCACCGGTTCGCCGATTTGAAGGCGAAGTCGGCACTGCGGCCGCAGCTTTCCGCTTTGTCCGCTGCTACCACCGTCAATAATTAG